The Salinirubrum litoreum genome segment CCTGATATTCACGAACACCAGATCCGGCGCGGAGCGCGTCCTGCACAACCTCAGAGAGACGTTCGACGCCTACGACGAGGAGAACTCCGGCTGTCACCACGGGAGCCTCTCGAAGGAGCGCCGACAGGAGATCGAACGCCAACTGAAGGCCGGCGACCTCGACGTGGTCACCTCCTCCACGAGTCTCGAACTCGGGATCGACATGCCACACCTCGATCTGGTGATCCAGATCGGTTCGCCGAAGTCGGTCGCCGCACTCCTCCAGCGCGTCGGCAGAGCAGGCCACCGACTCGGCCAGACCGTCGAGGGGCGCGTGATCGCCCTCGACCGCGACGAACTCGTCGAGTGTGCGGTCATGCTGAAGAAGGCCGAGGAGGGGTTCGTGGACCGCGTGTTCGTCCCGGAGAACGCACAGGACGTCGCGGCTCAGCAGGTGTACGGCATGGCGATCAACGCGGTGCGCCCCGAGTCCGAGGTCCGCGCAGTGCTCCGCCGCGCGTACCCCTACCGCGACTTCTCCGACGCCGAGTTCGAGCGCCTCTTCCGGTACCTCACGGCGGACTACGCCGGGATGGAGGAGAAGAACGTCTACGCGAAGGTCTGGCGCGACACCAACGACCCGCCTGACGGGGAGTACCACTACGACGACTTCCCGGTCGGCGAGCCACTGATCGGCAAGCGTGGTCGCCTCGCGCGGGTCATCTACATGACGAACATCGGCACCATCCCGGACAGCTTCACCTGTGACGTGATCGTCCGGTCCAGCGACGAGTGGGTCGGCAATCTGGACGAGAGCTATCTCGACAAGTTGGAGAAGGGCGACGTGTTCGTCCTCGGGGGCGAGCGCTTCGAGTTCTCGTACCGGAGAGGCTCGAAGGTGTACGTGAATCGGACCAGCGCCCGCCCGAACGTCCCCTCGTGGTTCTCCGAGCGACTCCCGCTCTCGTACGATCTGGGCCACGAGATCGTCCAGTTCCAGGGCGACCTGCTCGACAGACTCGATTCCGGTGGCAGACCGGCGATCCGGGACTGGCTCCGGGAGTTCCCCCTAGACGAGAACAGCGTCCGGGCCATCGCCCGGATGTTCGACGAGCAGTGTCGCTACGCCGGCACCGGGAGCGTCTCGACGCCCGACCGCCTCGCGGTCGAGGTGACGCTGGACCACGACGAGTACCGCCGGCACTACTACGTCCACGCGAACTACGGGCGGAAGTTCAACGACGGCCTCTCCCGACTCGTGGCGTACCACTGCGCCCGGCAGGCGAACACCAACGTCCAGGTGGCGGTCGCGGACCACGGCTTCACGGTCTCGATGCCACTGAACCGGAAGGTGGACGTAGCGCGTGTGATCGAGTCGCTCGACCCCGAGGCGGTCGCTGCCGACCTCCGGGCCGCCCTCGACGGGACCGACCTCCTGAAGCGCTACTTCCGGATCAACGCCACGCGCTCGCTGATGATCCTGAAGCGGTACAAGGGCTACGAGAAGTCGGCCGCCCAGCAGCAGGTCTCCAGCGACATGCTCCTCTCGTTCGCGCAGGATCTGGACGACTTCGCGGTGATGGAGGAGACCTACCGGGAGATCATGGAGGACAAACTGAACGTCGCCGGCATCCGGGAGATCGTCCAGCAGATCGCCGAGGGAGACATCGCGGTCCACAGCCAGCAGGTGGACACACCCTCGCCGCGCGCGTTCGGTCTCGCCACGCTGATGGCCAGCGACGTGGTGCTGGCCGAAGACGAGAGCGCCGTCTTGCAGGAGTTCCACGAGCGCGTCATGCAGGAGATCGGTGGCGAGGAGAGCGAGGAAGCGCGGGTCGAGTCGGAGTAGCAGGCGGAGGTCGGCCGGATCGTTTCCGGGTCAGCGTGCCGGTTCGACGTTCAGATTCGAGTGGAGCAGGTTCTGGGGGTCGTACTCCGCCTTCAGTTCGGCGAGTCGGTCGTAGTTCTCGCCGTAGGCCATCCGGGCGCGCTCCTCGCCGGTCACGAAGCCGGGGAAGCCGGGGTAGAACCCCTCGATCGTCGCCGGCGACTCGCGGAGGTCGTGCCAGACCGACTCGGCCCACGAGAGGTGTGCCTCGTCGTCTGCGGGGTCGCGCCACCCGGCGTCGATGCTGACGAGGTACTCGGCCTCACGCCACCCGTAGGCGGTCTCGTCGCCCGCTACGTCGCCGACAGCGCCGCCCATGTGCCAGAGCGTCAGCCCGGCTTCGGGACCGGGGCTGGTCACCCCACCCTCGGCGATGCGGTCGATCAGGTCGTCCGACAGTTCCGTGGCGTACAGCGAGTGCCAGGAGTAGCGGTTCCCGGTCGGGAACAGTTCGGTCGCGACCTCGTGGAGCGCGAGCAAGGGCATCGTCGCGCTCATGTCCATCGCGGGCTCGCCGACCTCGCGCAGGGGCCGGAGGATCTCCTCGCCTTCTGCGGGATCGCCCGCGTAGACCGCGTAGTACATCACGATCGGTGCGCCGTGCTGTTCGACCGGGACGAACGGGAGCGGCGGTACCGCCGTCGTGATCGCCATCGAAGTCACTTCGTCGGGCGCGTCGGCGACGTACTCGCGGTACTTGCGGTAGAGGTCGGCCGTCGTCGCCGCGTCGGGGGCGGGGAACGCGACCTGCGCGACCGCGACCTCGGGACCGAGGTCGAAGGCGTCGAACTCGAAGCTCGTGACGACACCGACGTTCGCGCCGCCGCCGCGCACGCCCCAGAACAGGTCCGGGTGTTCGTCGGCGCTGACGGTCACTATGTCGCCGTCGACCGTGACGAGTTCGACCGACCGGAGGCCGTCGATACCGAGGCCGCGTGCCCGGCGAAGCCAGCCGATAGCGCCGGCGAGCGTCGAACCGGCGATGCCGTTGTGCGCGGCACTGCCGCAGACGATGGCGAGTCCGTGTTCCTGTGTCGCCGAGAGTACGTCGCTGACACGCGCCCCGGCACCGACACGAACCGTCTTCGCGTCGGGGTCGACAGCGACGTCGGTCAGGTTCGAGAGGTCGATCACGACGCCGTCGTCGACCAGCGCGCTCCCGGTGACGTGGTGACCGCCGCCCCGGACGGCGATCTCACGGTTCTGCTCGCGGGCGAACCGGAGGACGGTTCGCACGTCCTCGGGCGACGCGACGCGGACGATCGCCGCCGGGAACCGGTCGATGCGCCCGTTCCAGAGCGCGCGGGCTTCGTGGTAGGTCTCGTCGTCCGGGAGGATAACCTCGCCGTGGACCTTCGCTCGGAGATCGCCGACGACCGACTGCTCGAATGGGGTAGTGAAGGTGGATGCCATGCTGAACACGACGCTCGGGTGTCCGAAGTGTCACCCACTACGACGACGCGTCGAGTAATAAATTCGCAGTGACACGCGCTACACTGTAGAATCGAGTAGCCTGTACGTATCTCGGAATGATTCGGTAACCGGCTCGGGATCTCACGCGCCCCGCGCGTCGGCCAGTGTGAACAGCGGGTCCACGTCCGCGACCGCGTAGTGTCGCAGGAGTTCTCGGAGGGCGCGTGCCTCCGGGTCGTCACCCGCACCGTCGGCCACCAGCGAGAGGTAGCGGTCGCCGAACCCCGGCACGTCACCGCCGCGAACGCGCGGGTCGTCGAGGTCCCAGTCGTCCGGGTAGCGCCCGGCCTCGCGCTGTTCTCCGCGCCAGTCGGTCGGATCGAGGGAGTGCCGGTAGACGTCCCAGTAGGTCGCCCTGCTGTCGGTGGCGTCCGCGAGGCTCCCGCGCTCGTACAGGTCGGTGTGGTCGAGCGCCCCCGGTCCGTCGCTCGTCCCGAACAGTCGGACGACGCACTTGACGGTCTCGGACCACAGGTCGGAGGCGTCGGCGATCAGGTCGATCCGGGTCCGGAGGTGCGGCAGATCGAAGCCGCTCCCGTTGTAGGTCAACAGTCGGGCCGGGTCGCGGGCTTCGATCCAGTCACAGAGGTCGGCGTACAGTTGGAGTTCCGACCGGTCGTCCGTGCCCTCGCGGAACAGCACCTCGGTCTCGACGTGACCGCCGGGTCGGTCCCGGTAGCCGACTGCGACACACAGCAGTTCCAGCGTCGAAGAGTCGTCGAGGTCGACTTCGGACTCCGGAACGGCCGACACCGTCTCGATGTCCAGCGCGAGGGTGCCGCCGTCCGTCGCAGTGTCGGCACCGGCGGTGGGCTGTGTGGCGTCACCGACGGACTGCGTCTCGGCGTCGGTCGAGTCGGCCGCGAGCACCGGAGCCACCTCGGGACTCGGGTCGGGCACCGCGTCGACGGACAGTTTCCCGAAGTTCGACCGGAGTTCGAGTCGGTCCTTTCGCTCGTAGTAGTTGCCCGAGGCGCGCCGGAGGACGTACCAGTTGCCGGGCGTGAACTGGTACTCCGGGTTCGATTCGAAGACGGTCAGTGGGATCGAGTTGCCGAGTCGGTCGACGGTCCGGACGAGACTGTCGATCTTGCCACGACCGTCGTTCACCTCCTCGACGCGGACGAGGATGTCTATCTCCACGTCCTGTTCGATGTCGTCGCGCGTGGCGCTCGGATACTCCATGCGCGACCGACTCGGCACCGCTCGGTAACTAGCTGCTGGTCTCTCGTCTCACGCGAAGTCGTGGCTGGCACGCGCCGAACCGGACGAACGCGACACACCGGGTGCCGTGGGAGTGTCACTGCCCCCTCACCGTGGCGGTTTCACCGCCTCCTCCTCGTCCAGAATCCGCCCCCAGTGGATCGCCAGCGCGCCGGCCATCACCGCCAGTCCGACCGAGAGCGTGAAGGCGACGAGCCACGGAGTCCGCATCGCCGCCCCGACACCGATGCCGTAGCCCGCGGCTGCGCCGACGACCAACCCCACCAGCGCGACCCTGTTCGTCTGCATCGACAACCACTGCGGGCTACGGTAGCAAGTAACTTGCCCGCGAGACGGGGTGTCCCTTGCTCACGAGTCGTCGACCAACAGCGTGTTCAGCGCGTCCCGGACGACCAGCACCTCGCTTCCGGGTTCCACCGCGTCCGCGACCGACTCGGCGGGGTGCAGCAGACAGTCCGACACCACCTCGGGCGACTCGCTGTTCGTGATCCACGCCTCGTGATCTCGGAGCGCCCGGGCGACGACGAACGCTCGCTGGGCACCCGGTTCGTAGCCAGCGCGCATCTCCTCGTACAACGCCGCCGCGCTCTCGGCCGAGGCGAGTCGCTCGGCGAACCGACGTTCGCCGGCACCCTCGCCGGCACCCTCCTGCAGACGTGCCGGCACGACCACCCGCCCCCCGGGGCGGAGCGGGTTTCGGTCGCCGAGCACGAGGTAGGTAATCGCCCGCGTCGTCTGGTAGAGGTTCGCGTCCTTCGGCGCGCCGACGCCCGCGACGACGGCGTCGTAGTCGGTCGAGACCGGCACCGAGAGTGCGTCTCTGGCGATGTCGGCGAGGTCGCGCACTACGTCGCGTGGGCGGCCCGCACTCGCACCGAGGAAGCCGTCCGGTCCCTTCGTGACGTTCAGACAGAAGTCGAGTCCCGCGAGGTCACCTGCCCGGTCGAGTGTCTCTCGGAAGGGGTTGTCGGCGATGCCGCCGAGTCGGACACCTTCGCGTGAGAGCAGTTCGGGACCGTGGGTGTACCGGATCAGCGACTCGCCGCCCGCGCCGATCACGACCGTCTTCGCGCCGCCGGAGAAGCCGGCGTACTGGTGCGGTTCGACCATCCCGGTCGAGAGGACGGTGTCAGCCCCGGCGACCCGGCTATTCAGTTCGATCTCGCACCCTTCGATCTCTCCGACGACCACCGTGTCGCCCGGATCGTGGTTCACCGCGAGGTCGGCGTACTCGCCCAGTCCCGCCTCGATCTCGGCGTCGGTCATCGGTCGGTGCAGTCCGAGACCGAGCACGACCGTCACCTGTTCGCGGGCGACCGGTAGACGGGAGAGCATCGCGTCGAGCAGCACGCCGTCGGGGGTCGCGCGAGTCACGTCGGTCACGACGACGGCCACCTCGTCGTCCGGAGCCACGAGGTCTCCGAGCGCCGGGCCGTGGGGGTCGTCCAGCGCGCGCTCGGCGGCTTCTCGGGGAGTGACGACCGGCCCGCCCGGTGGCTCGGCGACCGTCACCTCACAGTCCGGGAGCGAGACCGGAACCGTCCCCTCGCCCAGCGGGAGTTCCATACCGGGTCGTCGGGTCGATTCGGCGAAAAGCTTCGGCTTCGCGGGAGGCTCACCGGGTGGCGCGGTCGGCCGTCGTCTCAGACCTCGTACTCCGGGAAGCTGGCGAACCGGCCGTAGAGCGCCCCCAGCACCCCGCCGTAGACGACGTGCGAGAGCAGTCCGACGACGAGGAACGCGAGTAGCAGCAGCCCAGTCTGTCCCGTGAAGAAGGCGATCGACCACCCGCTCCAGACGATGCCGGCGAAGACGATCCCCTTCTGGGTCGTCGTGCGCCCCGGCATGAACATCGCCAGCGCGACGAACAGCAGCGGCAGGGTCGTCATCCCGCCGCCGACGAAGATGAACAACCCGAGGGAGAGACTCGGCCCCAGGCCGACGATCGTCGCCAGTCCCTCGAAGGCGGTCGGCGAGATGATCCCGAGGACCCACGCGACCGCGAGGACTGGACTCATGGCGACCGTGCCGAGGAATCCGGCACCTACCGCCGTGACGATCTCTCTGACGCCGATGCCGCCGGTCTCCTGTACGGTGGTCGTCGCGTGTTCTGCACTATTAGCCATGATGGATTCGACGGGCCGCGAGAGCAAAAATCTTGGTGCGTGTTGGCACGGTTCACTGTCGTCGCCGATCGGTAGCGGGGCTCACCGGGGGGAATTCACCGGCGAGACTCACCGACGCGCCCAGTCGAGCAGGCGTGCGTAGAACGGCTCCGAGGCGAGCGCCCCGGCGTCACCGACGAGCACCAGTGCGCGTTTCGCGCGCGTCAGCGCGACGTTCACCCGGCGGTAGTCCTCGAAGATGGGGCCGTCGAGGTCGCCGGTGGCGACGAACGAGACGACGATGACCTCCTCGCTCGATCCCTGGAAGCGGTCCACGGTGTCGACCGTCACGTCGGTTCGGCGACCGATCTCGGCGACCTGCGCCCGGAAGGGGGCGATGACGCCGATGTCCTCGGCCGGGACACCTGCCGACTGGACGGCGTCGACGATCTCGGCGACGCGATCTGCCTCCCGGGGGTTCGTGTTCCCCTCTCTGCGACCGTCGGGGTCGACGAACGAGACCGGGTTCCGGATCTCGGCCGGCAGGTCGGCGGGATCGACGCCGATGTCCCGCAGGTGTCGTCCCGCCACCTCGCCCGACGCGGGCTTGAGCGCGCCGTCGTAGAACTCCCGCGAGGAGAACGCCTGAATCCGCTGGCTCATGCGGTACTGGCGGTCGAGCATGACGCCCGCCTCCGGCGACTGGTCGATCAGGCGCTCGAACAGCGAGGTCTGGAGGTCGTTCTCGGCGCGGACGACCGGCGGGAGCTGTTCGTGGTCGCCGACGAGGACGAACCGATCCGCGCGGTTGATGGCGGCCAGCGTCGCGGGTTCGGTCAGTTGGGAGGCTTCGTCGACCAGCGCCACGTCGAACTGCTGTTCGCGCATCACCCGCGAGCCACAGGAGGCGGTCGTCGCCGCGACGACCGGTGCCTGCTGGAGTTCCGCGGCGCGGTCGTTCGGTCGTCCCTCGGTCTCGAGGCGGATGTCGAGCATGTCCTCGCGGACGCCGGTCTCGGTGCCGACCCGGACGACGTCGCTCTCCTCCCGCCCCGCGCCGAGTCCCTGGTCGCGGATCGCCTCCAAGGCGTTGTCCACCGCCCGGTTCGTGAACGCCGAGACGAGGACCCGGTCGCCCTGCTCGACGAGTGCCCGGACGGTTCGGGCGATGGTGTACGTCTTGCCCGTGCCCGGCGGCCCGTGGACCAGCGCGAAGTCCTCGGCGTTCACGGCACGGTTCACGGCGTCGTTCTGTGCCTCGTTGTTGTCGATGTAGGTCTCGGCGTCGTCGCGGAACTCGGGGTCCCGGCGGCCGAACAGCACGTCCTTCCTGTCGGGGTCGGCCTTCAGCAGGGAGTCGTGCAGCGCGGTCAACATCCGGTCGACCGAGATCTCGGAGGGGTAGACGTCGAGTCGGCAGAGGTCGACCGGTTCGTCGGCGGTGACGACGACCTCCTCGCCCAACTGCCGGATGCGGACGAGTTCCGAGTGGCCCGTCACGGGATCGCCGTCGCTCGCCATCGCCACGTCGCCCTCCCGGAGTTTGGACACCGCGTCGCCGGGCTTGCGGGCGCGGAGTTCCCAGCGTTCGCCGTCGATCTGTCGCTGACCCGTCGGTTCGAGGTCGATCAGCGCCCGGTCGTCGTCTGCTCGTTCTTCTGGGGTTTGCTCCCAGAGTTTGCGGTACTCGGCGTGGGTCTCTCGGCGTTCCTCCTCGATGGCGCGGTAGAACCGGTCGAAGTACTCGCGTTCCTCGTCTGGGAGTGGCGTCCCGACCTGCCCGGCTTTCGACTCCTGATCGAGGCGACCCGAGACGACCATGCAGGTGTCCTGTTCGAAGCAGTACTCGCACTTGGCGTCGGCCTCGAAGCCCGTCGGCACAGAGGCGTCGAACTCCATCGCCGCGATCTCGTTGCGTTGGCGGACGACGAAGTTCAGGAGACCGTCCCCGACCGAGAACTCCTTCGCGGGTGCGAGGTCACCGGACTGTTCGTTCCTGTCGAGGGCGGTGTTCTTGGTGTAGAGGAGCGTGCCGGTGTTCACCGGAACGCCGCGTTCTCTGAGCATCAGCGCGTAGCAGACCGCCTGAATCTTGTCCTGGAAGCGCGGTTCGCGGTTGGTGTTCTTGCCGGTCTTCAGTTCGACGGGCATCCCGCGCCGGAGGGCGTCGGCCCGGCCCTTCAGCCCGTACGTCGGCGAGATGAGCGTGTACTCCGAGCGCCACGCGTCTTCCTCAGTTAGCGTGCCCTGTTGGAGCCACCCTTCGATGGCGGCGGCGTTCCGGCGGACCTCGTTCTCGACTTCGTCCTGCTCGTACCCCAGCAGGCCCAGTTCGAGACCGGCCTCGGCCACCCGGTTCTGCACGCTGTCTTCGAGATCCAGCCCTCGCAGGAGGTCGCCGAACACTTCGTGGACGACGGTCCCCTTCACCACCGGGTAGTTCAGCGGGATGCCGGAGAGTTTGTTGAGGTAGTACATCCGGGGACACTGTACCCACGACCGGACGGCCGTCACGTCCACGAGGAAGCCCGGTTCGAGGACGACGTGGGTGTCGCTCCCGGTGCTGTAGGTGGTCTCGCCGCGGAACTCGTCCTCTTCGGGGTCGGTGACGAGCAGTTCCATCCCCGGTTCGGCGTGCTCGGCGGTGTGTGTCCACTTGCCCCAGAGCGTGACGGTGACCGGGTCGCCCCGCCCGTCGTCGGGTCGTATCGTGATCTCCGCGAGCGACCGTTCGCCGTACTGCGTCTCGACGGTCTTCTCCGCTTCGACCGCGACGATGACTCCCCTGAGCGTCACTGTGGTATCCGAACGCGGCCGGGCGAAAAACGCTGTCGGTACTTCCGGTCGTCGACCGATCTGGCCGAGTCGGCTGTGACCGCTCCACCAGAGTACGGGTCGAACCCCGCCCCCCCGAGTTCACCCGCGAATCTGTGCGAACTTCGACAGGTCGACGCCGGCGACGTCCGACACCGACTCGTGGGGTCGCCCGACCACGATGTCGCCCGCCGTGGACTGGCCCACGCCCGGAATCGCCTGCAGTTCGTCCATCGACGCCTCGTTCGGGTCGAGGGGGTACGGGACCGCCGTCACCGACCGGAAGCCGTGGTCCACGACCGCCACGTCGACGGCACGGCCGAGTTCACGCTCACCCGGGATGCCGACCAGCAGTGGGTACGTCCCCAGTTGCCGGCCGAAGGTCGTCCCCTCGTCGTGGTACTCGAGGTGGACGTTCGGGAGGACCGTCCCCGGTGGAACGACCCGGCGGAGCATCGGCCGGTCGATCTCCTCGCGCACCTCGCGTTTGTACTCCTTGAACAACTGTTTGTGATCCCGGGCGATCTGTGCGCCGGTCTCGGCCATCTCCGTCCCGTCGAAGGCCATCACCTGCCGGATGTTGATCCGGCGGAGCATCAGTCCCGCGTCGTACACCGACTGGAGGAACTCCTTGTTGTGCGTGAACGTCTCCTCGCGTTCACCCTGTAGGCCGTGGACGAGGTTGATCCCCGGCAGCAGTTTCGGCAGTCGCGTCGGGTCGGCGTCGGTCGGCGGCACCTCCCCCGCCGCGAGGGCCTCGCGGTGCGCGTCGCGGTCTTCGCCGGGTCGCCACCCTGCTTCCTCGTTGACGATGCGGACCGCCTCCAGACACTCCTCGGCGGTGACGAGCAGGTTGTTCTGCTCCTGGACGAGGGGGTCGGCGGATTCGAGGCCGAACGCGGCCGTATCGCCCGGCGTGTTGTGCTCGGCGATGATGCGGATGCCCTCCCGCGACTTCTCGGGGTAGTCGGTGATGGTCACCGGGTTCATGTTGTCCAGATGGAGCGTCCCGAGGTCGGGCGCGACCTCGCGGATGCCGCCGTACAGTCGCCGGAGTGCGTCGGGGTTGGGCGCTTCGCCGTCCCCGCCGAACGCGAGGATGTCCGCCTGTCGCCCGATCCGGAAGTGGCGCAGGCCCGACTCGTACAACCCTTCGACTTCCCGGACGACCGACTCGGCGGTGCGGAACGCCGGGTTGCCGTACAGCGGTTCCGTGCAGAACGAACACCGGTAGGCACAGCCACGGGAGGTCTCCAGTTCGGCGATCAGATACTCGGGGTGGTTCGGGTGCTGTTCGACGACGAACGAGCCCTTCTCGGCCCAGCGGTCCAGTTCGTCGTTGTCCCGCATCCGGTCGCCG includes the following:
- a CDS encoding FAD-binding oxidoreductase; this encodes MASTFTTPFEQSVVGDLRAKVHGEVILPDDETYHEARALWNGRIDRFPAAIVRVASPEDVRTVLRFAREQNREIAVRGGGHHVTGSALVDDGVVIDLSNLTDVAVDPDAKTVRVGAGARVSDVLSATQEHGLAIVCGSAAHNGIAGSTLAGAIGWLRRARGLGIDGLRSVELVTVDGDIVTVSADEHPDLFWGVRGGGANVGVVTSFEFDAFDLGPEVAVAQVAFPAPDAATTADLYRKYREYVADAPDEVTSMAITTAVPPLPFVPVEQHGAPIVMYYAVYAGDPAEGEEILRPLREVGEPAMDMSATMPLLALHEVATELFPTGNRYSWHSLYATELSDDLIDRIAEGGVTSPGPEAGLTLWHMGGAVGDVAGDETAYGWREAEYLVSIDAGWRDPADDEAHLSWAESVWHDLRESPATIEGFYPGFPGFVTGEERARMAYGENYDRLAELKAEYDPQNLLHSNLNVEPAR
- a CDS encoding AAA domain-containing protein, which codes for MTLRGVIVAVEAEKTVETQYGERSLAEITIRPDDGRGDPVTVTLWGKWTHTAEHAEPGMELLVTDPEEDEFRGETTYSTGSDTHVVLEPGFLVDVTAVRSWVQCPRMYYLNKLSGIPLNYPVVKGTVVHEVFGDLLRGLDLEDSVQNRVAEAGLELGLLGYEQDEVENEVRRNAAAIEGWLQQGTLTEEDAWRSEYTLISPTYGLKGRADALRRGMPVELKTGKNTNREPRFQDKIQAVCYALMLRERGVPVNTGTLLYTKNTALDRNEQSGDLAPAKEFSVGDGLLNFVVRQRNEIAAMEFDASVPTGFEADAKCEYCFEQDTCMVVSGRLDQESKAGQVGTPLPDEEREYFDRFYRAIEEERRETHAEYRKLWEQTPEERADDDRALIDLEPTGQRQIDGERWELRARKPGDAVSKLREGDVAMASDGDPVTGHSELVRIRQLGEEVVVTADEPVDLCRLDVYPSEISVDRMLTALHDSLLKADPDRKDVLFGRRDPEFRDDAETYIDNNEAQNDAVNRAVNAEDFALVHGPPGTGKTYTIARTVRALVEQGDRVLVSAFTNRAVDNALEAIRDQGLGAGREESDVVRVGTETGVREDMLDIRLETEGRPNDRAAELQQAPVVAATTASCGSRVMREQQFDVALVDEASQLTEPATLAAINRADRFVLVGDHEQLPPVVRAENDLQTSLFERLIDQSPEAGVMLDRQYRMSQRIQAFSSREFYDGALKPASGEVAGRHLRDIGVDPADLPAEIRNPVSFVDPDGRREGNTNPREADRVAEIVDAVQSAGVPAEDIGVIAPFRAQVAEIGRRTDVTVDTVDRFQGSSEEVIVVSFVATGDLDGPIFEDYRRVNVALTRAKRALVLVGDAGALASEPFYARLLDWARR
- a CDS encoding ATP-dependent helicase, producing the protein MGGRELLADTDPDFDAESVDICDDHVLDLLEPSVREWWVDQFGAYVPGNGGFFTPPQREAIPKIHDRENVLVASPTGSGKTLASFTAIINELYRRDREQPEGLDNSVYCLYVSPLKSLANDIHRNLEVPLDGIQAKLAERGEDTEIRHAIRHGDTDSSERQKMLETTPHILNTTPETLAILLNSPKFKQKLETVEYVVVDEIHSLAENKRGTHLSVSLERLEEMTDTSPTRIGCSATVEPLTTMAEYLVGREEPGGPPRDYDIVDTRFVRDFDIRLECPTDDLIDTPRGVVQSRLYDRIHELVESHENTLIFTNTRSGAERVLHNLRETFDAYDEENSGCHHGSLSKERRQEIERQLKAGDLDVVTSSTSLELGIDMPHLDLVIQIGSPKSVAALLQRVGRAGHRLGQTVEGRVIALDRDELVECAVMLKKAEEGFVDRVFVPENAQDVAAQQVYGMAINAVRPESEVRAVLRRAYPYRDFSDAEFERLFRYLTADYAGMEEKNVYAKVWRDTNDPPDGEYHYDDFPVGEPLIGKRGRLARVIYMTNIGTIPDSFTCDVIVRSSDEWVGNLDESYLDKLEKGDVFVLGGERFEFSYRRGSKVYVNRTSARPNVPSWFSERLPLSYDLGHEIVQFQGDLLDRLDSGGRPAIRDWLREFPLDENSVRAIARMFDEQCRYAGTGSVSTPDRLAVEVTLDHDEYRRHYYVHANYGRKFNDGLSRLVAYHCARQANTNVQVAVADHGFTVSMPLNRKVDVARVIESLDPEAVAADLRAALDGTDLLKRYFRINATRSLMILKRYKGYEKSAAQQQVSSDMLLSFAQDLDDFAVMEETYREIMEDKLNVAGIREIVQQIAEGDIAVHSQQVDTPSPRAFGLATLMASDVVLAEDESAVLQEFHERVMQEIGGEESEEARVESE
- a CDS encoding radical SAM protein; protein product: MTDPSDLSVTIVDGYVDEPAHFGVPPYISTYPRFTAGALVDAGVPADRVTYHTIDELRDERRKWADVADADLMIYVGGMTVPGKYVGGTPAEPDEVKELAWTADGTTLLGGPIRFGVGEENAGAQDMERKDLDYDFVAKGDVEAAAFDLVDSGLEGFGDRMRDNDELDRWAEKGSFVVEQHPNHPEYLIAELETSRGCAYRCSFCTEPLYGNPAFRTAESVVREVEGLYESGLRHFRIGRQADILAFGGDGEAPNPDALRRLYGGIREVAPDLGTLHLDNMNPVTITDYPEKSREGIRIIAEHNTPGDTAAFGLESADPLVQEQNNLLVTAEECLEAVRIVNEEAGWRPGEDRDAHREALAAGEVPPTDADPTRLPKLLPGINLVHGLQGEREETFTHNKEFLQSVYDAGLMLRRINIRQVMAFDGTEMAETGAQIARDHKQLFKEYKREVREEIDRPMLRRVVPPGTVLPNVHLEYHDEGTTFGRQLGTYPLLVGIPGERELGRAVDVAVVDHGFRSVTAVPYPLDPNEASMDELQAIPGVGQSTAGDIVVGRPHESVSDVAGVDLSKFAQIRG
- a CDS encoding DUF6789 family protein, producing the protein MANSAEHATTTVQETGGIGVREIVTAVGAGFLGTVAMSPVLAVAWVLGIISPTAFEGLATIVGLGPSLSLGLFIFVGGGMTTLPLLFVALAMFMPGRTTTQKGIVFAGIVWSGWSIAFFTGQTGLLLLAFLVVGLLSHVVYGGVLGALYGRFASFPEYEV
- a CDS encoding lactate racemase domain-containing protein codes for the protein MELPLGEGTVPVSLPDCEVTVAEPPGGPVVTPREAAERALDDPHGPALGDLVAPDDEVAVVVTDVTRATPDGVLLDAMLSRLPVAREQVTVVLGLGLHRPMTDAEIEAGLGEYADLAVNHDPGDTVVVGEIEGCEIELNSRVAGADTVLSTGMVEPHQYAGFSGGAKTVVIGAGGESLIRYTHGPELLSREGVRLGGIADNPFRETLDRAGDLAGLDFCLNVTKGPDGFLGASAGRPRDVVRDLADIARDALSVPVSTDYDAVVAGVGAPKDANLYQTTRAITYLVLGDRNPLRPGGRVVVPARLQEGAGEGAGERRFAERLASAESAAALYEEMRAGYEPGAQRAFVVARALRDHEAWITNSESPEVVSDCLLHPAESVADAVEPGSEVLVVRDALNTLLVDDS